A single Flavobacterium sp. 1 DNA region contains:
- a CDS encoding GNAT family N-acetyltransferase yields MDSKLKVVKTTSENPDFVSLIKTFDNYLWERYSELKTNYWGNNVIELNPNVVVIYLEEKPVACGCFKRFDKNTIEIKRMFVSPEARGLGLAQRVLQELELWALESDYSVSVLETLYKQEEAISLYQKVGYSIIDNYGPYVGLDKSVCMKKEI; encoded by the coding sequence ATGGACTCAAAATTAAAAGTTGTAAAAACAACCAGTGAAAATCCTGATTTTGTGTCTTTGATAAAGACCTTTGATAATTATTTGTGGGAACGTTATTCAGAATTAAAAACCAATTATTGGGGAAACAATGTCATAGAATTGAATCCAAATGTTGTTGTTATTTATTTGGAAGAAAAACCAGTTGCCTGTGGTTGTTTTAAAAGATTTGACAAAAACACGATTGAGATAAAACGGATGTTTGTTTCTCCCGAAGCCCGCGGTTTGGGTTTGGCTCAAAGAGTATTGCAGGAATTGGAGCTTTGGGCACTGGAATCTGACTATTCAGTTTCTGTTTTAGAAACATTGTATAAACAGGAAGAAGCAATTAGTTTGTATCAAAAAGTTGGATATTCAATTATCGATAATTACGGACCTTACGTGGGTTTAGATAAGAGTGTTTGCATGAAAAAAGAAATTTAA
- a CDS encoding antitoxin Xre-like helix-turn-helix domain-containing protein produces MEAIKLKSGEAIDKAVRVLVNRVEQERGYKILNKNITYEEFLKNRMLIVHAIREGIPYELFNLIKEITPFNEDDWASFLGISTKSLQRNKIKEDFIFKPLQSEKILELAEVTSLGNAVFDTEAQFYMWLKTPSFALGNLQPIELLRDSYGKEMVVNELNKIDQGIFV; encoded by the coding sequence ATGGAAGCAATAAAATTAAAATCAGGAGAAGCTATTGACAAAGCCGTTAGAGTTTTAGTTAATAGGGTAGAACAGGAGAGAGGATATAAGATTTTGAATAAGAACATCACTTATGAAGAGTTTTTGAAGAATAGGATGTTGATTGTTCATGCTATCCGTGAAGGAATTCCCTATGAACTTTTTAACCTGATAAAGGAAATAACGCCTTTTAATGAAGATGATTGGGCCTCTTTTCTAGGGATTTCTACAAAATCACTGCAGCGAAATAAAATCAAAGAAGATTTTATTTTCAAACCTTTACAATCCGAAAAAATATTAGAATTAGCCGAAGTTACTTCACTAGGAAATGCAGTTTTTGATACCGAAGCACAATTTTATATGTGGCTGAAAACACCTTCGTTTGCACTAGGAAACCTCCAGCCTATTGAATTGCTTAGAGATTCTTATGGAAAAGAAATGGTAGTCAATGAGTTGAATAAAATTGATCAGGGAATTTTTGTTTAA
- a CDS encoding YjjG family noncanonical pyrimidine nucleotidase gives MLSSKITDIFFDLDHTLWDFDVNSELAFETIFKKDHPTIEITDFIEKYIPINQACWKLYQYDKITHAELRYNRLKHTFDALEYFVSDDQIESIAHDYIQLLPENNHLFDGTIEVLEYLEKKYKLHIITNGFADVQYKKINNSNIAGFFKTITNSEMAGVKKPNPIIFEHALNLAKAKKENSLMIGDCMEADVQGALDAGLDAIFFNDKNIEVEQNIKQVTHLLELKKYL, from the coding sequence ATGTTATCTTCTAAAATAACCGATATTTTCTTTGATTTAGATCATACGCTTTGGGATTTTGATGTCAATTCTGAACTGGCTTTTGAAACTATCTTCAAGAAAGACCACCCTACAATTGAAATTACCGATTTTATAGAAAAATATATTCCTATCAATCAGGCCTGTTGGAAATTGTATCAGTACGATAAAATAACCCATGCTGAATTACGTTATAATCGTCTTAAACATACTTTTGATGCATTAGAGTATTTCGTTTCCGATGATCAAATTGAAAGTATTGCGCATGATTATATTCAGCTTTTGCCTGAAAACAACCATTTGTTTGACGGAACGATTGAAGTGCTGGAATATCTGGAAAAAAAGTATAAATTGCATATTATTACCAACGGCTTTGCCGATGTGCAGTACAAGAAAATAAACAATTCGAATATTGCGGGATTTTTCAAGACAATTACCAACTCGGAAATGGCAGGTGTTAAGAAACCCAATCCCATTATTTTTGAGCATGCCCTTAATTTGGCGAAGGCCAAAAAAGAAAACAGTCTGATGATTGGAGATTGTATGGAAGCTGATGTGCAGGGAGCTTTAGATGCTGGATTAGATGCCATTTTTTTTAATGACAAAAACATTGAAGTAGAACAAAATATTAAGCAAGTAACACATTTATTAGAACTAAAAAAATATTTATAA
- the rlmB gene encoding 23S rRNA (guanosine(2251)-2'-O)-methyltransferase RlmB produces MEKEHQIFGIRAIIEAIQAGATVDKVYIQKEASSELMKDLMKVMKRGNINFSYVPVEKLNRLTPNNHQGAVASISPISFFDLETLIDTVVENGKKPLFLILDQISDARNFGAIIRTAECTGVNGIIVQKAGSAPVNGDTVKTSAGAVFNIPICKVEHIKDAIFLLQASGIKTVAATEKTDQNIYDISLNEPIAIIMGSEDRGVNPSVLKIVDEKAKLPMFGTIGSLNVSVACGAFLYEAVRQRS; encoded by the coding sequence ATGGAAAAAGAACACCAAATATTCGGGATTAGAGCAATAATTGAAGCTATACAGGCGGGCGCAACAGTTGATAAAGTATATATTCAGAAGGAAGCAAGCAGCGAACTAATGAAAGACCTAATGAAGGTGATGAAACGTGGCAATATTAATTTTTCTTATGTTCCCGTAGAAAAACTAAACCGATTGACTCCCAATAATCACCAAGGTGCTGTAGCGAGCATCTCTCCTATTTCGTTTTTTGACTTAGAAACTCTGATAGATACCGTTGTCGAAAACGGAAAAAAACCTTTGTTTTTAATTTTGGACCAAATTTCAGATGCACGTAATTTTGGTGCTATTATCCGAACAGCAGAATGCACAGGCGTTAATGGTATTATCGTTCAAAAAGCAGGTTCCGCTCCTGTAAATGGAGACACGGTTAAAACTTCGGCGGGTGCAGTATTTAATATTCCTATTTGTAAAGTAGAACATATTAAAGATGCTATTTTTCTTTTACAAGCGAGCGGTATCAAAACCGTTGCCGCTACCGAAAAAACAGATCAAAACATTTATGATATTTCTTTAAACGAACCAATAGCAATTATTATGGGGTCTGAAGACCGTGGAGTAAACCCATCTGTACTCAAAATTGTAGATGAGAAAGCAAAACTTCCTATGTTTGGAACTATTGGCTCTTTAAATGTTTCTGTAGCTTGTGGCGCTTTTTTATATGAAGCAGTTAGACAAAGAAGCTAA
- a CDS encoding RES family NAD+ phosphorylase: MKVFRLARKKYPVELSGKGASISGARWNSKGTEIIYCAQSRALAMAEVLVHLSLATLPSDFVMLTIEIPDDISVEVLDTNKLSIDWNVFPCTFETPLLGDDFIRKNEACVLKVPSAVVKGDFNFLINPYHTDFYKIKIIEQVDFPFDKRIFK; this comes from the coding sequence ATGAAAGTTTTCCGATTAGCACGCAAAAAATATCCTGTAGAATTATCAGGAAAAGGTGCGTCAATTTCAGGTGCCCGTTGGAATTCAAAAGGAACTGAGATTATTTATTGTGCCCAGAGCAGGGCATTGGCAATGGCGGAAGTTTTGGTTCATCTTTCATTGGCGACATTGCCAAGCGATTTTGTGATGCTTACAATTGAAATTCCGGATGATATTTCTGTAGAAGTTTTAGATACTAATAAATTATCTATCGATTGGAATGTTTTTCCTTGTACCTTTGAGACACCGCTTTTGGGAGACGATTTCATAAGGAAAAATGAAGCCTGTGTTTTGAAAGTTCCATCAGCGGTAGTAAAAGGAGATTTTAATTTTTTGATTAATCCGTATCACACGGATTTTTATAAAATTAAAATTATAGAACAGGTTGATTTTCCTTTCGATAAACGAATTTTTAAATAA
- a CDS encoding replication-associated recombination protein A, which translates to MEAPLAERIRPQKLEDYISQSHLVGSNGSLTQQIAKGIIPSLIFWGPPGTGKTTLAQIIAQESNRPFYILSAINSGVKDIRDVIEKAKQSGGLFTAKNPILFIDEIHRFSKSQQDSLLAAVEKGWITLIGATTENPSFEVIPALLSRCQVYILNAFTKADLEHLLQRAMTADSYLASKKIELQETEALLRLSGGDGRKLLNIFELVVNASADDEILITNDRVFELVQQNTVLYDKTGEQHYDIVSAFIKSIRGSDPNGAVYWLARMIEGGEDVKFIARRMLILSSEDIGNANPTAFIMANNAFQAVSTIGYPESRIILSQCAIYLATSPKSNASYLAIGTAQQLVKQTGDLPVPIHLRNAPTKLMKELGYGEDYKYSHDYANNFAEQEFLPEALSNTPIYIPGANSRENTTREFLKNRWKNKYGY; encoded by the coding sequence ATGGAAGCACCTTTAGCAGAACGCATACGCCCACAAAAACTAGAAGACTACATCAGTCAGTCCCACTTGGTTGGTTCCAATGGATCGTTGACACAACAAATTGCGAAAGGGATTATTCCATCCTTAATATTTTGGGGGCCTCCAGGAACGGGGAAAACAACTTTGGCACAAATCATTGCTCAAGAGTCTAATCGTCCATTTTATATATTAAGCGCTATTAATTCAGGAGTCAAGGATATTAGGGATGTAATTGAAAAAGCAAAACAAAGTGGCGGATTATTTACTGCCAAAAATCCTATTTTGTTTATTGATGAGATTCATCGTTTTAGTAAATCGCAGCAAGACTCATTATTGGCAGCTGTTGAAAAAGGATGGATTACACTCATAGGCGCTACGACCGAAAATCCGAGCTTTGAAGTGATACCCGCTTTATTGTCCCGTTGTCAGGTCTATATTTTGAATGCTTTCACCAAGGCAGATTTAGAACATTTATTGCAAAGAGCAATGACAGCCGACAGTTATTTGGCTTCCAAAAAAATAGAACTGCAAGAAACAGAAGCACTTTTGCGTCTTTCTGGCGGTGATGGGCGTAAACTATTAAATATTTTTGAACTGGTCGTAAACGCTTCTGCTGATGACGAAATTTTAATCACAAATGATCGTGTTTTCGAATTAGTGCAACAAAATACAGTTTTATATGATAAAACTGGCGAACAGCATTATGATATTGTTTCGGCTTTTATAAAATCGATTCGAGGGAGTGATCCCAACGGAGCCGTTTATTGGCTAGCCAGAATGATTGAAGGTGGTGAAGATGTAAAATTTATTGCCCGAAGAATGTTGATTTTATCCAGCGAAGATATTGGTAATGCCAATCCGACAGCTTTTATAATGGCAAATAATGCTTTTCAAGCCGTTTCTACAATTGGGTATCCTGAAAGTCGAATTATTCTGAGCCAATGCGCTATTTATCTCGCCACTTCTCCCAAAAGTAATGCTTCCTATTTGGCTATTGGTACCGCTCAACAATTGGTTAAACAAACTGGCGATTTACCAGTACCTATTCATTTGCGTAATGCTCCTACCAAATTAATGAAAGAATTGGGATATGGTGAAGATTATAAATACTCACACGATTATGCCAACAATTTTGCCGAGCAGGAATTTTTGCCAGAAGCCTTAAGCAATACCCCTATTTATATTCCAGGCGCGAATTCCAGAGAAAATACGACTCGCGAATTCTTGAAAAATCGTTGGAAGAACAAATACGGATATTAA
- a CDS encoding rhomboid family intramembrane serine protease: MEENHFKFTNTVLGVPLFFVLFLWFVYWLEIRFGFDFDENGILPRTFSGLQGVIFSPFIHSNIEHLYNNSIPLLVLLAALFFFYRKEAMGILVYGILFSGALTWLIGRESYHIGASSLIYVLVSFIFFKGLQTQYYRLVALSLTVVILYGGMVWYVFPKIDETISWEGHLSGLIAGFVLTFFYKKTEFRKVIKYDWERPDYDPSEDKFMQRFDENGNFVNLPKPEIIEEVQTEMNPFFISNSNVVYDYVETQESLNEKNESKPES, translated from the coding sequence ATGGAAGAAAATCATTTTAAATTTACCAATACTGTTTTAGGAGTGCCGCTTTTTTTTGTGCTGTTCCTGTGGTTTGTTTATTGGCTGGAAATCCGATTTGGATTTGATTTTGATGAGAACGGAATTTTGCCGAGGACTTTTTCAGGATTGCAAGGTGTGATTTTTAGCCCATTTATTCATTCGAATATAGAACACCTCTATAATAACTCTATACCATTACTAGTGCTTTTGGCTGCTTTGTTCTTTTTTTATCGAAAAGAGGCAATGGGAATATTGGTATACGGAATTTTATTTTCAGGTGCTTTGACATGGCTTATAGGAAGAGAAAGTTACCATATTGGAGCCAGTAGTCTAATTTACGTATTGGTTTCTTTTATTTTTTTTAAAGGCTTACAAACCCAATATTATAGATTGGTAGCCTTATCTCTAACAGTAGTTATTCTTTATGGCGGAATGGTTTGGTATGTTTTTCCAAAAATTGATGAAACTATTTCTTGGGAAGGACATCTGTCAGGTTTAATAGCGGGTTTTGTATTGACTTTTTTTTACAAAAAAACAGAATTCAGGAAAGTGATAAAATACGATTGGGAACGCCCTGATTATGATCCATCCGAAGATAAATTTATGCAGCGGTTTGACGAAAACGGTAATTTTGTCAATCTCCCAAAACCTGAAATTATTGAAGAAGTTCAAACAGAAATGAATCCTTTTTTTATATCGAATTCAAATGTTGTGTATGATTATGTTGAAACACAAGAGTCTTTAAACGAAAAAAATGAATCAAAACCGGAGTCTTGA
- a CDS encoding SusD/RagB family nutrient-binding outer membrane lipoprotein, translating to MKLLKKIKNNKNSLVLLLVTTLFMSCTNYLDVDTDTDNPTVAPLSLLLTNIEVSINNVNNYNNYTASLLSVYTHQTTAREEQDQYGIRVDNINMSNDWNAIYLTLNDIETLIKQSTETGDLVYLGIGQMQKAYLMSIAVDLWGDVPYSEAGQLKSGIISPKFDDQKVIYTSIFELIKQAKKNIATGAGNQKPGKNDLFYEGDTAKWIKFANSFQLKLYNQVRLTSAFDQAGFNALIAENNFFTSLTDDFQFNQTKNLSPTDERNSYFLESYNSTQFGTYQSPWFYEILKGMNPNIHSGNPDPRLPYYFFNQLKDGQFPPDQGNTTTGNPNADYWDKSTGFFSIRFGSTGPDRDRSAESSYTYPGIFPAGGRYDDNKGGIMSADPKLATGIAPHRIFTYAEFLYVQAELMQVGKLSGDVTAKFQEALNASFAKVDQVVSKNGSAQTIPVLIGSTSVTTFTNKVIAEYTAASADKKLEIIMTQKWVATYGDPMDQYTDYRRTGFPILANPLSTTKEYQLDNGNGFLINDAQTVLNNPFQQSFFWPQDELNSNSKAPAQKNPGTYKIFWAK from the coding sequence ATGAAACTTTTAAAAAAAATAAAAAATAATAAAAACAGTCTTGTTTTGTTATTAGTTACAACTCTTTTTATGAGTTGTACCAACTATTTAGATGTTGATACTGACACTGACAACCCAACAGTTGCCCCTTTAAGTCTTTTATTAACAAACATAGAAGTAAGTATAAACAATGTAAATAATTATAACAATTATACTGCTAGCCTTCTATCTGTCTATACTCATCAAACAACTGCGAGAGAAGAACAGGATCAATACGGCATTAGAGTTGACAACATTAACATGTCAAATGATTGGAATGCAATATATTTAACCCTGAATGACATAGAAACCCTAATTAAACAATCAACTGAAACTGGAGACTTAGTTTATTTAGGTATTGGGCAAATGCAGAAAGCTTATTTAATGTCTATCGCAGTCGACTTATGGGGAGATGTTCCTTATTCAGAAGCGGGACAATTGAAAAGCGGAATAATTAGCCCAAAATTCGATGACCAAAAGGTAATTTATACTTCTATTTTCGAATTAATAAAACAAGCTAAAAAAAATATAGCTACAGGTGCAGGCAATCAAAAACCAGGAAAAAATGATTTGTTTTATGAAGGAGACACAGCCAAATGGATAAAATTTGCTAACTCTTTTCAATTAAAACTATATAATCAAGTTAGACTAACTTCGGCTTTCGATCAAGCTGGATTTAATGCCTTAATTGCTGAAAACAATTTTTTCACTTCACTTACTGATGACTTTCAATTTAATCAAACTAAAAATCTTTCTCCAACTGATGAAAGAAATTCATACTTTCTTGAATCTTACAACAGTACACAATTTGGCACTTATCAAAGCCCTTGGTTTTATGAAATCCTAAAAGGTATGAATCCAAATATCCATAGTGGAAATCCAGATCCTCGTCTTCCTTACTATTTCTTCAATCAGTTAAAAGATGGTCAATTCCCACCTGATCAAGGTAATACAACTACAGGAAACCCTAATGCAGATTATTGGGATAAATCAACGGGCTTCTTTAGTATTCGATTTGGTAGTACAGGACCAGACAGAGATAGAAGTGCTGAAAGTTCTTACACATACCCAGGTATTTTTCCAGCAGGAGGAAGGTATGATGACAACAAAGGAGGAATCATGAGTGCTGATCCTAAACTTGCAACCGGTATTGCACCTCACAGAATATTTACTTACGCTGAATTTTTATATGTTCAAGCAGAGTTAATGCAAGTTGGAAAATTAAGTGGTGATGTTACTGCAAAATTCCAAGAAGCTTTAAATGCAAGTTTTGCAAAAGTTGATCAAGTAGTTTCAAAAAACGGCTCTGCTCAAACTATACCTGTATTGATAGGTTCTACATCAGTTACCACTTTCACCAATAAAGTAATAGCAGAATATACAGCAGCTAGTGCTGATAAGAAATTAGAAATAATTATGACGCAAAAATGGGTTGCAACTTATGGTGATCCTATGGATCAATATACTGATTATAGAAGAACTGGATTTCCTATTTTGGCAAATCCACTAAGCACAACTAAAGAATATCAGTTAGATAATGGAAATGGTTTTCTAATAAATGATGCACAAACAGTTCTTAACAACCCATTCCAACAATCTTTCTTCTGGCCTCAAGACGAGCTAAACTCTAATTCAAAAGCACCAGCTCAGAAAAACCCAGGAACATATAAAATCTTTTGGGCTAAATAA
- a CDS encoding DUF1287 domain-containing protein — MKSIAVLLIAILFLGCDQKEKNKIQAVNTEVAATTFEEKLSRVAISIIDPTIDYDPAYISIKYPNGDVPKNKGVCTDVVIRAYRKLGIDLQKEVHEDMKANFSQYPNLKKWGMTKTDTNIDHRRVPNLEAFFERKGIKLAVTENANDYKTGEIVTWMINGKLPHIGIITNKKSTDGKRNLIVHNVGYGQVLEDCLFSYEIVGHFKYVK, encoded by the coding sequence ATGAAATCAATAGCCGTATTATTAATCGCAATATTATTTTTAGGCTGTGACCAAAAAGAAAAAAATAAAATTCAGGCAGTAAATACTGAAGTTGCAGCTACAACTTTTGAAGAAAAATTATCCAGAGTGGCAATCTCCATAATTGATCCAACCATAGATTATGACCCAGCTTATATTTCGATAAAATATCCAAATGGAGATGTTCCAAAAAACAAAGGCGTTTGCACCGATGTAGTGATACGGGCTTACCGAAAACTTGGCATTGATTTGCAAAAAGAAGTTCATGAAGATATGAAAGCCAATTTTTCGCAATATCCAAATTTAAAAAAGTGGGGAATGACAAAAACGGACACGAATATTGACCATCGAAGAGTGCCAAATTTGGAAGCTTTCTTCGAAAGAAAGGGAATAAAATTGGCCGTTACTGAAAATGCAAACGACTATAAAACAGGAGAAATAGTAACTTGGATGATTAACGGAAAGTTACCACACATTGGGATCATTACGAACAAAAAATCAACCGATGGGAAACGAAATCTTATCGTTCACAATGTTGGCTACGGACAGGTTTTGGAGGATTGCCTGTTCAGCTATGAAATTGTGGGGCATTTTAAATATGTAAAATGA
- the radC gene encoding DNA repair protein RadC produces the protein MSETSFCPITNWSEDDKPREKLMLKGKSVLSDAELIAILIGSGSRNESAVDLSKRILASVNHNLNALGKLSISQLMNFKGIGEAKAISIIAAMELGRRRRSEDAVELKKITSSKAVFEVMQPIIGELPHEEFWVLFLNNSNKILFKSQLSKGSMTGTMVDVRIVFKIAFEQNATAIILAHNHPSGKLQASDADIQITKKIKNAGQQLDIPVLDHIIVTETGYYSFADEGIF, from the coding sequence ATGTCTGAAACTTCATTTTGTCCCATTACCAATTGGTCTGAAGACGATAAGCCTCGTGAAAAATTGATGCTCAAAGGAAAAAGTGTTTTGAGTGATGCTGAATTAATTGCAATATTAATTGGCTCCGGCAGTCGAAATGAATCGGCAGTAGATTTGAGTAAACGGATTTTGGCCAGTGTTAATCATAATTTGAATGCATTAGGGAAGTTGTCAATCTCTCAATTAATGAATTTTAAAGGAATTGGCGAAGCCAAAGCGATTTCGATAATTGCTGCAATGGAGTTGGGGAGGAGAAGGCGAAGTGAAGATGCAGTAGAGCTGAAAAAAATCACATCTAGTAAAGCGGTTTTCGAAGTGATGCAGCCCATAATTGGAGAATTGCCCCATGAAGAATTTTGGGTTCTGTTTTTAAATAATTCCAATAAAATACTTTTCAAATCACAGTTGAGCAAAGGCAGCATGACGGGAACAATGGTTGATGTCCGAATTGTTTTTAAAATAGCATTTGAGCAAAATGCAACCGCAATTATTTTGGCACACAATCATCCTTCAGGAAAGCTGCAGGCCAGCGATGCCGATATTCAAATAACCAAAAAGATAAAAAATGCAGGACAGCAATTAGATATTCCTGTTTTAGATCATATAATTGTAACTGAAACTGGTTATTACAGTTTTGCTGATGAAGGAATATTTTAA